One Bacillota bacterium genomic region harbors:
- a CDS encoding MBL fold metallo-hydrolase gives MVTQKILPNLYKIEVPLPRNPLKALNAYVIKAENRNLIIDTGMNREECQRAMDFGLRELGVDLDKTDFFLTHMHADHSGLVGNLATSNSRIYCSQPDAAVLNNFTRSRDYWDKMRNFAYLNGFPEDESHEAIEKHPGYLFSPIGHLDFTIVHEGDSISIGDYHFRCVATPGHTRGHMCLYESAKKILVAGDHILGDITPNISQWSPQGSYLQEYLNSLDLVDQLDIDLALPGHRGLINDCKRRIQELKLHHQRRIDEVLAILTKGVQTAYQVASQMTWDMTYDSWDLFPVAQKWFATGEAIAHLKYLEEKGVIQREMKDQMFVFSRKS, from the coding sequence TTGGTTACGCAGAAGATTTTACCAAACCTGTATAAAATCGAGGTTCCGCTTCCCAGGAATCCCTTAAAAGCCCTCAATGCGTATGTGATTAAAGCAGAGAACCGAAATTTGATTATTGATACCGGCATGAACCGGGAGGAATGTCAAAGGGCAATGGACTTTGGTCTGCGGGAGCTTGGCGTGGATTTAGATAAGACGGATTTTTTTCTTACCCACATGCACGCTGATCATTCTGGCCTTGTAGGTAATCTAGCTACCAGCAACTCCCGGATCTACTGCAGTCAACCGGATGCCGCTGTCCTCAATAATTTTACACGCTCCAGGGATTACTGGGATAAAATGCGAAACTTTGCCTACTTAAATGGCTTTCCCGAAGATGAGTCACACGAGGCAATTGAAAAACACCCTGGTTATTTATTCAGCCCTATTGGCCACCTGGATTTTACTATAGTGCATGAAGGTGATTCGATCAGCATCGGCGACTATCATTTTCGGTGCGTGGCAACTCCTGGTCACACGCGGGGCCATATGTGTCTATACGAATCCGCGAAAAAAATCCTGGTCGCGGGGGACCATATTCTTGGGGACATCACCCCTAACATTTCCCAATGGTCGCCTCAAGGTAGTTATCTCCAGGAATACCTTAACAGCCTCGACCTGGTCGACCAACTCGATATCGACCTGGCCTTGCCTGGTCACCGGGGGCTGATTAACGACTGTAAACGGCGGATTCAAGAGCTGAAGCTCCACCACCAGCGCCGGATTGATGAGGTCCTAGCTATCTTAACCAAGGGCGTACAGACTGCCTATCAGGTAGCGTCACAAATGACCTGGGATATGACTTATGATTCCTGGGATTTGTTTCCTGTCGCGCAAAAATGGTTCGCGACCGGGGAGGCGATTGCCCACCTGAAATACCTTGAG
- a CDS encoding 3-hydroxyacyl-CoA dehydrogenase family protein yields MFDNWKVVVVGAGTQGHSIAQVFAVNGFETTLVDQGPAQLEKARYLIANNVETLCSVGEMTEEVAREAQQRITFTDRLAPAASQANLVLEAIFEDASAKRALFTELDRLCPAETILVSNTSALNIFDIAEVSHPERLIIAHWCTPPHIMPLVEIVRGPQTAEDTVETMKALLIKLGKKPAMVNQYIPGFILNRIGQAIFREACYMVAQGWATPEDVDAALKATYGVRWPFEGPLELRDHIGWDVSLKVGSFVIPHLCNSTEPLGLAVELTSKGWLGVKTGRGLKDYSQVDVAQVQKERTLKILKMMKAIRELDHIG; encoded by the coding sequence TTGTTCGACAACTGGAAAGTCGTCGTGGTCGGGGCGGGGACCCAGGGTCATTCGATCGCCCAGGTGTTTGCGGTTAACGGATTCGAGACCACCCTGGTCGATCAGGGCCCGGCTCAACTGGAGAAAGCCCGGTACTTGATCGCGAACAACGTGGAAACGCTGTGCTCGGTAGGGGAGATGACCGAAGAGGTGGCGAGGGAAGCCCAACAACGGATTACTTTCACTGACCGGCTTGCGCCGGCTGCTTCCCAGGCCAACCTGGTCCTCGAAGCCATTTTCGAAGACGCGTCCGCCAAACGGGCGTTATTTACCGAACTTGATCGTCTTTGTCCCGCGGAAACGATCCTGGTCAGTAACACCTCAGCCCTGAACATTTTTGACATCGCGGAAGTTTCCCATCCTGAGCGGCTGATTATTGCCCACTGGTGCACGCCTCCCCACATCATGCCTTTGGTGGAGATTGTCCGGGGGCCCCAGACCGCAGAGGATACGGTGGAAACGATGAAAGCATTGCTCATCAAGTTAGGGAAAAAGCCAGCCATGGTCAACCAGTATATTCCCGGGTTTATTCTCAACCGGATCGGGCAGGCCATCTTTCGGGAGGCCTGTTACATGGTGGCGCAGGGGTGGGCCACGCCGGAGGATGTTGATGCAGCCCTAAAGGCTACCTACGGAGTGCGCTGGCCGTTCGAGGGACCGCTGGAGTTGCGCGACCACATTGGCTGGGACGTGAGCCTGAAGGTCGGATCGTTTGTGATCCCGCATTTATGTAACAGCACGGAGCCCTTGGGCCTGGCGGTTGAGTTGACGTCAAAAGGTTGGTTAGGAGTTAAGACCGGCCGGGGACTGAAGGACTATAGCCAGGTGGATGTGGCTCAAGTCCAAAAGGAAAGAACCTTGAAAATTTTAAAGATGATGAAGGCTATTCGGGAGCTTGACCACATTGGCTGA
- a CDS encoding 3-hydroxyacyl-CoA dehydrogenase family protein: MFENWRIMVVGAGTMGHSIALAFAVHGFETTLVDQSPEQLEKAQKMIAGNLQTLCSVGEIPEDVVEKAQKLITYTDKLEEGAPQANFVVETIYESPPAKRELFAILDKLCSADTIFTSNTSALNIFEIAEVSHPERLIIAHWFNPPHIMPLVEVVRGLQTSDETVETVKALLTKLGKTPAVLNQYVPGFIVNRFSAVIAREAGYMMAQGWCTWEDIDTAVVSTYGPRFAFEGPLELRDHLGWDISTKVASFLFPHLCNDTGPMPLAVEMVQKGWLGVKSGRGLKDYSNVDIQEIQKERTMKIFKMLKNIREL; this comes from the coding sequence ATTCCATTGCCCTGGCCTTTGCGGTCCACGGTTTTGAGACAACGCTGGTCGACCAGAGTCCCGAGCAACTGGAAAAAGCCCAAAAAATGATCGCTGGAAACTTACAGACCCTCTGCTCAGTGGGGGAGATTCCCGAGGATGTAGTTGAAAAGGCGCAGAAACTCATCACTTATACGGATAAGCTCGAAGAGGGCGCGCCTCAGGCCAATTTCGTGGTTGAGACCATTTATGAGAGCCCGCCGGCCAAACGAGAACTTTTTGCCATACTGGATAAACTTTGTTCGGCTGACACTATTTTTACCAGCAACACCTCGGCCCTGAACATTTTTGAGATCGCCGAGGTGTCCCATCCAGAAAGGTTGATCATTGCCCACTGGTTTAACCCGCCCCACATCATGCCTCTGGTCGAGGTCGTCCGTGGGCTCCAGACCTCAGACGAAACCGTAGAAACAGTCAAAGCCTTACTTACAAAGTTAGGCAAGACCCCCGCCGTGCTGAATCAATACGTGCCGGGATTTATTGTCAACCGTTTTTCGGCGGTGATTGCGCGAGAAGCAGGTTATATGATGGCCCAGGGGTGGTGTACCTGGGAGGACATCGACACCGCGGTTGTTTCCACTTACGGCCCGCGCTTTGCTTTTGAAGGACCGCTGGAACTGCGCGACCATTTAGGCTGGGACATCAGTACCAAGGTAGCGTCGTTCCTTTTCCCGCACCTGTGTAATGACACCGGCCCAATGCCCCTGGCGGTGGAAATGGTCCAAAAGGGCTGGTTGGGGGTCAAGTCCGGGCGGGGGCTGAAGGACTATAGCAATGTGGACATTCAGGAAATCCAAAAGGAGAGGACCATGAAAATTTTCAAAATGTTAAAAAACATTCGTGAACTGTAG